The following are encoded together in the Natronolimnobius sp. AArcel1 genome:
- a CDS encoding small ribosomal subunit Rsm22 family protein, whose translation MSDQREAIRSNAKYLRNVRPIDPDEICEYVEGNPHPAVVRQHLREDAVDLRLVEREDGTFEPVPDEAIRPNRRPVTAFPSAYADALEEFLVDQYGVNWHEDATGDLLRSTIRRFKASYLERRPVEYDDDVAAGYAIYHLPAYYAAIQYALEDLADRGLLDQTMRVLDIGAGVGGPALGLADYVPEDALLDYHAIEPSAAADVLEALLSETGRNVHTTVHETTIEAFDPATVTRDETADAAATFDPTAADDGFDLILACNVLSELSDPEAVLRETLELLAPDGTLLAIAPADKNTSVQLRDLERTLEDERVLAQSVFDDGHNGTDGDGGDDGDANETAAATRRQRRQGTVTVYSPAVRLWPGERPSDRGWSFDVRPDLEVPPFQRNLDDATPEHDDEHAPGEFINVDVQYSASLLRLDGTRRIDVALETSDWAKMAEMDRHVTNRIDLAAAKLSHSLSANDDEYGQSRSNPVFKISDGSESIGHYAVLTNETSLNRPLLEAEYGAILSFEQILVLWNDDEQAYNLIVDEETIVDHVM comes from the coding sequence ATGAGCGACCAGCGAGAGGCGATCCGATCGAACGCGAAGTATCTACGCAATGTCCGACCAATTGATCCCGACGAAATCTGTGAGTACGTCGAAGGGAATCCACATCCCGCAGTTGTTCGACAACACCTACGAGAGGATGCGGTCGACCTCCGATTAGTCGAGCGCGAGGATGGCACCTTCGAACCCGTCCCCGACGAGGCGATTCGGCCGAATCGGCGGCCAGTCACCGCGTTCCCGTCGGCCTATGCGGACGCCCTCGAGGAGTTCCTCGTCGACCAGTACGGCGTCAACTGGCACGAAGACGCAACGGGCGACCTCCTGCGGTCGACCATCCGGCGCTTCAAAGCAAGCTATCTCGAGCGCCGGCCTGTCGAGTACGACGATGACGTCGCCGCTGGCTATGCGATTTATCACCTACCGGCGTACTACGCTGCGATCCAGTACGCACTCGAGGACCTCGCCGATCGTGGCCTGCTCGACCAGACGATGCGCGTCCTCGACATTGGGGCTGGCGTCGGCGGTCCTGCCCTCGGACTCGCAGATTACGTCCCCGAAGATGCCTTACTCGACTATCACGCGATCGAACCGAGCGCCGCCGCCGACGTGCTCGAGGCACTTCTCTCTGAAACGGGTCGGAACGTCCATACAACGGTGCATGAGACGACTATCGAGGCGTTCGATCCGGCAACCGTCACGCGAGACGAAACGGCGGACGCAGCCGCGACGTTCGATCCGACCGCAGCCGACGACGGCTTCGATCTGATTCTGGCCTGTAACGTCCTGAGCGAGCTTTCAGACCCTGAAGCCGTTCTCCGTGAGACCCTCGAGTTGCTCGCTCCTGATGGAACGCTGCTCGCAATTGCGCCAGCCGACAAGAACACGAGCGTCCAACTGCGTGATCTCGAGCGCACGCTCGAGGACGAGCGCGTGCTCGCACAGTCGGTGTTTGATGACGGGCACAACGGCACAGACGGCGATGGAGGCGACGACGGCGACGCAAACGAAACCGCGGCCGCTACCCGACGACAGCGCCGGCAGGGGACCGTCACGGTCTACAGCCCCGCCGTGCGCCTTTGGCCGGGTGAACGCCCCTCGGACCGGGGCTGGTCGTTCGACGTCCGCCCCGACCTCGAGGTGCCGCCGTTCCAGCGCAACCTCGACGACGCGACGCCCGAGCACGACGACGAACACGCCCCCGGCGAGTTCATCAACGTCGACGTCCAGTACTCTGCGTCGCTCCTGCGCCTGGATGGCACCCGACGAATCGACGTTGCACTCGAGACCAGTGACTGGGCGAAAATGGCCGAGATGGACCGCCACGTCACGAACCGAATCGACCTCGCCGCAGCCAAACTCAGTCACTCCCTTAGCGCCAACGACGACGAGTATGGCCAGTCACGGTCGAATCCCGTCTTCAAAATCAGCGACGGCAGCGAATCAATCGGCCACTACGCCGTCCTCACGAACGAAACCTCGCTCAACCGCCCGCTGCTCGAGGCCGAATACGGTGCCATCCTCTCGTTCGAGCAGATACTGGTGCTGTGGAACGACGACGAACAGGCGTACAATCTGATCGTCGACGAAGAGACCATTGTCGACCACGTGATGTGA
- a CDS encoding GNAT family N-acetyltransferase: MGATDRPRFASDASQQIYEYVERHGTVDRDKLLEFVALPAETFRTHLEELQADGYLEEDDGTLRIAVEFGAVEECEIDEFSVTICPAHHDDFDSLIETIRDVTAAETYVVAESIAEELLYENAITRHNAVRSRVFFVATVEGEVIGWTHLELPQVDRLHGTAQQTVGVRQSYQGHGIGETLLERGIEWAEANGFRKVYNSVPVTNDHALAFLTDRGWDTEAIRRDHYVVGDELVDEVMMAREL, translated from the coding sequence ATGGGAGCGACCGACCGCCCACGGTTTGCATCCGATGCAAGCCAACAAATCTACGAGTACGTCGAACGCCACGGCACCGTCGACCGCGATAAACTCCTCGAGTTCGTCGCCCTGCCCGCCGAGACGTTTCGAACCCACCTCGAGGAGTTGCAAGCTGATGGTTATCTCGAAGAAGACGATGGTACGCTGCGAATCGCCGTCGAATTCGGGGCTGTCGAGGAGTGCGAAATCGACGAGTTTTCAGTTACGATTTGTCCGGCCCATCACGACGACTTCGACAGCCTCATCGAAACGATTCGAGACGTTACTGCCGCAGAGACGTACGTCGTCGCCGAATCCATCGCGGAGGAACTCCTCTACGAGAACGCGATCACGCGCCACAACGCCGTTCGCTCGCGCGTCTTCTTCGTCGCAACCGTCGAAGGCGAAGTCATCGGCTGGACCCACCTCGAGTTGCCCCAGGTCGACCGACTACACGGCACTGCCCAACAGACCGTTGGCGTTCGTCAGTCCTACCAGGGTCACGGCATCGGCGAGACACTCCTCGAGCGTGGCATCGAGTGGGCCGAAGCCAACGGATTCCGGAAGGTGTACAACAGCGTGCCAGTCACCAACGACCACGCGCTCGCGTTTCTGACGGATCGTGGCTGGGATACCGAAGCGATCCGTCGCGATCACTACGTCGTCGGTGACGAACTGGTCGACGAGGTGATGATGGCGCGCGAACTGTAA
- a CDS encoding prephenate dehydrogenase/arogenate dehydrogenase family protein, protein MDVLIVGAGAMGTWIGRALDAPVTFADVDADAAAAAAETVPDATAVSLASSDDGEATAIEDRYDLVCLAVPMIHVTDAIAAHADRASEAIIDVSGVMAPALEAMAEHAPDCERVSLHPLFAPERAPGSIAVVRDESGPVTEALLESLDDRGNSLLETTATEHDEAMETVQAATHAAVLSFAIAAKPVPEGFETPIYDQLATLATQMTGGTPRVYADIQETFAGADAVADAATRVADADSAELEALYREATQTWQTADGDSL, encoded by the coding sequence ATGGACGTACTGATCGTCGGCGCGGGGGCAATGGGGACGTGGATCGGGCGCGCCCTCGACGCCCCGGTGACGTTCGCCGACGTCGACGCCGACGCTGCCGCTGCAGCCGCCGAGACGGTTCCCGACGCAACGGCCGTCTCACTGGCCTCGAGTGACGATGGGGAGGCAACTGCGATCGAGGATCGCTATGACCTCGTCTGTCTGGCCGTTCCGATGATCCACGTCACCGATGCGATCGCCGCCCACGCCGACCGCGCCAGCGAGGCCATCATTGACGTCTCTGGCGTGATGGCTCCTGCACTCGAGGCGATGGCCGAACACGCACCGGACTGTGAGCGTGTGAGCCTGCATCCATTGTTTGCGCCCGAACGCGCACCGGGCTCGATCGCCGTCGTCCGCGATGAGTCGGGGCCGGTGACCGAGGCACTCCTCGAGAGTCTCGATGATCGTGGGAACTCGCTGCTCGAGACGACGGCAACGGAACACGACGAAGCCATGGAGACGGTGCAGGCAGCAACGCACGCAGCAGTACTGTCGTTCGCGATTGCAGCCAAGCCAGTTCCAGAAGGATTCGAGACACCGATCTACGACCAACTCGCGACGCTCGCCACGCAGATGACCGGTGGGACACCACGCGTCTACGCCGATATTCAGGAGACGTTCGCGGGAGCCGATGCGGTAGCCGACGCGGCCACACGAGTCGCCGACGCAGACAGCGCGGAACTCGAGGCGCTGTATCGCGAGGCAACACAGACGTGGCAGACAGCTGACGGAGATTCATTATGA